In Longimicrobiales bacterium, a single window of DNA contains:
- the purE gene encoding 5-(carboxyamino)imidazole ribonucleotide mutase produces MAKPTVGVVMGSKSDWETMQHCVSTLEALGIEVEARVMSAHRTPDVAIEFSKTAEERGLEIIIAAAGGAAHLAGVMAAKTTIPVLGVPVKGWSLDGLDSLLSTVQMPSGIPVGTLAIGKAGAVNAALLAGQILGLKYPEISAAVKADRVARRDLVLSDSDPRI; encoded by the coding sequence ATGGCAAAACCCACAGTTGGTGTAGTCATGGGATCTAAATCGGACTGGGAGACCATGCAGCATTGTGTTTCGACGCTCGAGGCACTCGGCATCGAAGTGGAAGCACGGGTGATGTCTGCGCACCGGACACCAGACGTTGCGATCGAATTCTCGAAAACCGCGGAAGAGCGCGGACTCGAAATTATCATCGCGGCGGCGGGTGGAGCGGCTCACTTGGCTGGAGTGATGGCGGCGAAGACGACCATTCCGGTGTTGGGTGTACCGGTAAAGGGGTGGTCGCTGGACGGCCTCGACTCATTGCTTTCCACCGTTCAGATGCCAAGCGGTATCCCGGTCGGGACGCTCGCTATCGGGAAGGCCGGTGCGGTCAATGCGGCTCTCTTGGCAGGCCAGATCCTAGGGCTCAAGTACCCCGAAATCAGCGCCGCCGTGAAGGCTGATCGAGTAGCGCGCCGGGACCTGGTACTTTCTGACTCTGACCCCAGGATCTGA
- the tyrS gene encoding tyrosine--tRNA ligase → MNKLLEEYRARDLLQDATEGAAEHLAEAARAIYIGFDPTAASLHLGSLVPIMGLVHAQRAGHTPIALVGGGTGLIGDPSGKTAERQLLTKEKAAENAEGIRGQLEHFLDFEAKSNPARMRNNHDWLGGLALVDFLRDIGKHFSVNQLMAKESVRRRLQDEDSGVSYTEFSYALLQSYDFLELSRQEGCTVQMGGSDQWGNITAGIDLIRRVEGERAFGVVYPLITNSSGTKFGKSEAGAVWLDPALTSPFRFYQYWINVEDGDAIRYLKFFSLLSLDEISDLEEAVETEPWKRTAQRALAEDVTRRLHGESGLASAERATKALFSGEIAGLAVDEIADVFSDIPSSQVDAPDLEGEGVSLADLLVSCDLASSKGDARRSIEGGGVYVNSERVDDTAASVTSAQAIEGRFVLLRKGKKNYHLLAIRR, encoded by the coding sequence ATGAACAAACTCCTCGAAGAATACCGAGCGCGCGATCTGCTCCAGGATGCCACGGAGGGTGCTGCCGAGCACCTCGCCGAAGCGGCCCGAGCCATATACATCGGCTTCGATCCCACCGCTGCGAGCCTCCATCTCGGCAGCCTCGTACCGATTATGGGGTTGGTGCATGCCCAGCGTGCCGGTCACACACCGATCGCGCTGGTGGGTGGGGGCACCGGGCTCATCGGGGACCCATCGGGCAAGACGGCGGAGCGACAGTTGCTGACCAAGGAGAAGGCTGCAGAGAACGCGGAGGGCATCCGTGGACAGCTTGAGCACTTCCTGGATTTTGAAGCGAAGTCGAATCCGGCGCGCATGCGCAATAACCACGACTGGCTCGGTGGCCTGGCTCTGGTCGATTTCCTGAGAGACATCGGAAAGCACTTTTCTGTGAACCAACTGATGGCCAAGGAGTCTGTTAGGCGCCGGTTGCAGGACGAAGACTCGGGCGTCTCCTACACCGAGTTCTCATACGCGCTACTTCAGTCCTACGACTTCCTGGAGTTGTCCCGGCAGGAAGGCTGCACGGTGCAGATGGGTGGCAGCGATCAGTGGGGCAACATCACCGCGGGGATCGATCTCATCCGAAGAGTGGAGGGTGAGCGAGCGTTCGGAGTCGTTTACCCGCTCATCACGAACTCGTCCGGGACCAAGTTCGGAAAATCGGAAGCGGGCGCGGTATGGCTCGACCCAGCCCTGACATCTCCCTTCCGGTTCTATCAGTACTGGATCAATGTCGAGGATGGGGATGCGATCCGGTACCTGAAGTTTTTCTCGCTCTTGTCACTCGACGAGATCTCTGATCTTGAAGAGGCTGTGGAAACCGAGCCGTGGAAACGAACCGCTCAGAGGGCACTTGCCGAGGACGTTACAAGGCGGCTCCATGGAGAGAGTGGTCTGGCGTCCGCGGAGCGGGCCACGAAGGCTCTCTTCAGTGGAGAAATCGCCGGGCTCGCGGTGGATGAGATCGCAGACGTCTTCTCTGATATCCCCTCGTCTCAGGTCGATGCACCTGATCTCGAGGGAGAGGGAGTTTCGCTCGCAGACCTCCTCGTATCATGCGACCTGGCATCTTCGAAGGGGGACGCGCGGCGTTCAATCGAGGGAGGAGGGGTTTACGTGAACAGTGAGAGGGTGGACGACACGGCGGCTAGCGTAACCTCAGCACAGGCGATCGAGGGACGGTTCGTCCTCTTGCGAAAAGGGAAAAAGAACTATCACCTGCTTGCGATCCGGCGCTGA
- a CDS encoding MGMT family protein, which produces MSSYKRYYEVVRQIPRGRVSTYGTVATVAGLPGRARQVGYALAALPDEHDIPWHRVVNAKGEVSRRSGGTAFEQIQRLLLKEEGIRFDERGRVDLEGCGWP; this is translated from the coding sequence ATGTCCAGCTATAAAAGGTATTATGAGGTCGTCCGTCAGATTCCGCGCGGACGCGTCTCCACGTACGGGACGGTCGCCACAGTCGCAGGCCTCCCCGGACGGGCGCGTCAGGTGGGGTATGCGCTCGCCGCCCTGCCCGACGAACATGACATTCCCTGGCATCGGGTCGTCAATGCGAAGGGCGAGGTGAGCCGGCGCAGCGGCGGTACGGCGTTCGAGCAGATCCAGCGTCTCTTGCTCAAAGAAGAAGGGATTCGCTTCGACGAGCGTGGACGCGTCGATCTCGAGGGGTGCGGTTGGCCCTAG
- a CDS encoding alpha/beta fold hydrolase has protein sequence MAPMTWLELRRFPPFLALLLAMACIPGRDDGKPDRGFDPPAAELVLHTVDSDGHPIAVWEKSPAEPRAVLLLVHGRTWSTVPDFDLQVPGENLSLMDGLVDLGIASYGIDLRGYGETPRDPSGWTTPNQAADDVAVVLAWIRERHATADVNLFGWSQGSRVAQLTAQRHPEALDRLVVFGYPHRPGQRPVQAPGGDPPMEATTAEAAASDFIIPGSISQVAIEAYVESALAADPVRSDWTSGHEFNALDPARVTVPTLILQGEHDPLSPPRFQNWLFTGLATVDKSWVVIPGGDHAAFLETPRAYFLSALESFLLRGEM, from the coding sequence ATGGCTCCTATGACTTGGCTCGAACTGCGACGGTTTCCACCCTTCTTGGCGCTTCTCCTGGCGATGGCGTGCATCCCCGGGCGTGACGATGGGAAACCGGACCGAGGCTTCGACCCACCGGCGGCTGAACTCGTCCTCCACACGGTCGATTCCGATGGGCACCCGATCGCGGTCTGGGAGAAGAGCCCCGCCGAGCCTCGCGCGGTCCTCCTCTTGGTGCACGGGCGCACCTGGAGTACGGTGCCGGACTTCGATCTCCAAGTACCGGGTGAGAACCTGTCGTTGATGGACGGCCTGGTCGATCTCGGCATCGCTTCCTATGGCATCGACTTACGGGGATACGGAGAGACGCCTCGAGACCCCAGTGGGTGGACCACGCCGAACCAGGCCGCAGACGATGTAGCCGTCGTCCTCGCCTGGATTCGCGAGCGGCACGCTACGGCCGATGTGAACCTTTTTGGTTGGTCGCAGGGCTCGAGGGTTGCGCAGCTTACCGCTCAACGGCACCCCGAGGCGCTCGATCGGCTGGTGGTTTTCGGGTACCCGCACCGTCCGGGCCAACGCCCCGTCCAGGCGCCCGGGGGAGATCCGCCCATGGAGGCCACGACGGCAGAGGCTGCCGCAAGTGACTTCATCATTCCCGGTTCGATCAGCCAGGTGGCCATCGAAGCTTATGTCGAGAGCGCGTTGGCGGCCGACCCGGTCCGATCCGACTGGACGAGTGGTCACGAGTTCAACGCACTCGACCCGGCACGGGTGACTGTTCCGACGCTCATTCTGCAGGGGGAGCACGATCCCCTGAGCCCACCCCGGTTTCAGAACTGGTTATTCACCGGACTCGCCACGGTGGACAAATCCTGGGTGGTGATTCCAGGGGGCGACCATGCGGCGTTTCTGGAGACCCCTCGGGCCTACTTTTTGTCGGCGCTTGAGAGCTTTCTATTGCGTGGCGAGATGTGA
- a CDS encoding CGNR zinc finger domain-containing protein produces MDTLIRKSVLERFGNLALDLTNTVICERTGPVDVIQKPDQFIEWLSEMEAPGCPELIPDSPPGRKTLFVEAHRLRADLHHLFNAFTSGKALPDAVVFNVNRALRRSRRASRLTVVDGLPVLREHQEADAPLAVLAPIALAGATLVADADRRRLRQCAGTECTRWFLDTSKGGRRQWCSMATCGNRAKSARFRARADIG; encoded by the coding sequence ATGGATACCCTTATCCGAAAGAGTGTGCTTGAGCGCTTCGGCAACCTCGCGCTCGATCTGACGAACACCGTGATTTGCGAACGGACCGGTCCTGTCGACGTAATCCAGAAGCCAGACCAGTTCATCGAATGGCTCTCTGAGATGGAGGCCCCGGGGTGTCCAGAACTCATTCCCGACAGCCCGCCGGGCCGGAAGACCTTGTTCGTGGAGGCCCATCGATTGCGGGCCGACCTCCATCACCTGTTCAACGCGTTCACATCGGGCAAGGCACTCCCGGATGCCGTCGTCTTCAATGTGAACCGGGCCCTTCGCCGGTCCCGACGCGCGAGCCGACTGACCGTCGTCGACGGACTCCCAGTACTCCGTGAGCACCAAGAAGCGGACGCGCCCCTCGCAGTCTTGGCCCCGATCGCGCTCGCCGGGGCCACACTGGTCGCCGACGCCGACCGCCGCCGCCTGCGGCAGTGCGCGGGAACAGAGTGCACTCGGTGGTTCCTCGACACTAGCAAGGGAGGCAGGCGTCAGTGGTGCTCAATGGCTACCTGCGGAAACCGAGCAAAATCAGCCCGTTTCCGAGCCCGGGCAGACATCGGCTAA